From Medicago truncatula cultivar Jemalong A17 chromosome 7, MtrunA17r5.0-ANR, whole genome shotgun sequence, a single genomic window includes:
- the LOC25498706 gene encoding protein OCTOPUS, translating into MNPPNQSQPPQIQPQPPPPPQQPPLILQPNRPSTSCETHPQEVFTGFCPSCLCERLAVLDPNNTSTTSSTRKPPTSSTAAAALKAIFRPSTSQRRPPTSTTASSSLFPELRRTKSFSASKNEGFSGSFEPQRKSCDVRGRSTLYTLFNQADERKIPKPQAQEFEASSSTVQKTFIESEEENEEEEEEGSIVVEEDSDEIRVIEPQIQQQQPQRELSNVIEESFHEIVEEEPEIIPEPELVFTEESLKPMKEHMDLDSQPKKNSGRDLKEIAGSFWSAASVFSKKLQKWRQKQKAKKRGPRNGSVSGSSTLLPVEKPIGRQFRETQSEIADYGFGRRSCDTDPRFSLDIARMSFDNDPRYSFDEPRASWDGYLIGKTFPRVPLPTMLSVVEDAPAVHVQRTDSLIPVEEPPVLNENGEEINVNFPGNQTQTKEYYSDSSTRRRKSLDRSSSIRKTAAAVVAEMDELKPVSNAKVTPATASVHASASVNPVVNANAGIDYLLHGQKVVDRDLRDYSNNSNSNSNNSLRDDCSESFELGGFRDNGSVVGSNNGGGDRKGGSKKSSSKWKAAWSIWGFIHRRSGGNNNKEEEDDRYSSRGGNGNGVERSYSESWQEFRGERNGDVRGGVGIGSIGGGGNGFDRKMLRSNSSVSWRNAPSMGMGGGGGGGGGGIFGGRKSDVNSSNGYLGRKGRDEFVLERNRSARYSPTNSMDNGGLLRLYLTPSGRRNGASKGRSNQAHSIARSVLRLY; encoded by the coding sequence ATGAATCCCCCCAATCAATCACAACCGCCACAAATTCAAccacaaccaccaccaccaccgcaaCAACCGCCACTAATTCTCCAACCAAACCGTCCGTCCACCTCCTGCGAAACTCACCCGCAAGAAGTTTTCACCGGTTTCTGCCCCTCATGCCTCTGCGAACGCCTCGCCGTTCTCGATCCAAACAACacctccaccacctcctccaccCGTAAACCTCCCACTTCCTCAACCGCCGCCGCCGCTCTTAAAGCCATTTTCCGTCCCTCCACTTCCCAACGCCGTCCTCCAACTTCCACCACCGCATCCTCATCACTCTTCCCAGAACTCCGCCGCACTAAATCCTTCTCCGCCTCCAAAAACGAAGGGTTCTCCGGCTCATTTGAACCTCAGCGAAAATCCTGTGACGTTCGTGGTCGTAGCACTCTCTATACTCTCTTCAATCAAGCAGACGAACGCAAAATCCCTAAACCTCAAGCTCAAGAGTTTGAAGCTTCATCTTCAACTGTTCAGAAAACGTTCATTGAGTCTgaagaagaaaacgaagaagaggaagaagaaggtaGCATTGTTGTTGAAGAAGATTCAGACGAAATTAGGGTTATAGAGCcacaaatacaacaacaacaaccgcAACGAGAACTCTCAAATGTGATTGAAGAAAGTTTTCACGAAATTGTTGAAGAGGAACCAGAAATTATACCCGAACCAGAGCTAGTTTTCACAGAAGAATCATTGAAGCCGATGAAGGAGCACATGGATCTAGATTCGCAACCGAAGAAAAATTCCGGTCGAGATTTGAAAGAAATCGCCGGAAGTTTCTGGTCCGCCGCGTCGGTTTTCAGCAAGAAGCTTCAGAAATGGAGGCAGAAGCAGAAAGCGAAGAAGAGAGGACCACGTAACGGTAGCGTTTCGGGTTCGTCAACGCTCTTGCCGGTGGAGAAACCAATTGGTCGGCAATTCCGGGAAACACAGTCGGAGATCGCGGATTATGGCTTTGGCAGGAGGTCTTGTGATACTGATCCGAGGTTTTCGCTCGATATTGCTCGAATGTCGTTCGATAATGATCCGAGGTATTCGTTTGACGAGCCACGAGCTTCGTGGGATGGTTACTTGATTGGAAAAACGTTTCCAAGAGTGCCTTTGCCTACTATGCTTTCTGTGGTTGAAGATGCCCCTGCTGTTCATGTTCAAAGAACAGATTCACTTATACCCGTTGAGGAGCCACCGGTTTTGAATGAGAATGGTGAAGAGATTAATGTGAATTTTCCGGGAAATCAAACGCAGACGAAAGAGTATTATTCGGATTCTTCTACAAGGAGAAGGAAAAGCCTTGACAGGTCTAGTTCTATCAGGAAaactgctgctgctgttgttgctgAGATGGATGAGCTCAAACCGGTTTCTAATGCTAAGGTTACTCCTGCTACTGCTAGTGTTCATGCTAGTGCTAGTGTTAATCCTGTTGTTAATGCTAATGCTGGTATTGATTATTTGTTACATGGTCAGAAAGTTGTGGATAGGGATTTGAGGGATTATTCAAATAATTCGAATTCTAATTCGAATAATTCGTTGAGGGATGATTGTTCCGAGAGTTTTGAATTGGGGGGTTTTAGAGATAATGGTTCTGTTGTCGGGAGTAATAATGGTGGTGGTGATCGGAAAGGAGGGTCGAAGAAGAGTTCAAGTAAATGGAAAGCTGCTTGGAGTATTTGGGGTTTTATACATCGTCGGAGTGGAGGGaataataataaagaggagGAGGATGATAGGTATAGTAGTAGAGGAGGAAATGGTAATGGGGTGGAGCGTTCTTATTCGGAGTCATGGCAGGAGTTTAGAGGCGAAAGGAATGGGGATGTTAGAGGTGGTGTTGGAATTGGTAGTATTGGCGGTGGTGGTAATGGTTTCGATAGGAAGATGTTGAGGAGCAATAGTAGTGTGAGTTGGAGGAACGCGCCGAGCATGGGAATGGGTGGAggcggaggaggaggaggaggaggaattTTTGGCGGGAGGAAGAGTGATGTTAATAGCAGTAATGGGTATCTTGGCAGAAAAGGAAGGGATGAGTTTGTGTTGGAGAGGAACAGGAGTGCCAGATACTCTCCTACCAACAGCATGGATAATGGTGGTCTCTTGAGGCTCTACTTAACGCCCAGTGGCCGGAGAAACGGTGCCTCGAAAGGAAGGTCCAATCAGGCTCATTCTATTGCTAGAAGTGTACTTAGGTTgtattga